A single Anopheles arabiensis isolate DONGOLA chromosome X, AaraD3, whole genome shotgun sequence DNA region contains:
- the LOC120906578 gene encoding uncharacterized protein LOC120906578, giving the protein MRLTRLFYSTLLIGILQLTVAEDQVEVVKSVSPGDEAAKRDNDSDQVALESVDQDLQGSAPVQSAYPQHLPAPLGHGPGALGGPGLAKHGPGPQHGPLPHHGPPIPHGPSRGKRHLRPSSSPARALAPPGAIAPPPPPPPPGLLKAQASELSPEKLYGPPLAGNELWSSPLQDMPKIVSLDVKCEKQGMKVFVQFDKPFFGIVFSKGHYSNVNCVHLPAGLGKTSASFDIGIHECGTAGNTDNVLYNGYSGTDTNAGSYFENIIVLQYDPQVQEVWDQARKLRCTWHDQYEKSVTFRPFPVDMLDVIRADFAGDNVGCWMQIQVGKGPWASEVSGLVKIGQTMTMVLAIKDDDSKFDMLVRNCMAHDGKRAPIQLVDQRGCVTRPKLMSRFTKIKNFGASASVLSYAHFQAFKFPDSMEVHFQCTIQICRYQCPDQCTDPGVLDVHHLSGGPEHQQYGPPPPPPPPSPPQSLDAHVFTSNRKRDDRRIRRTRATDPEQKEDVGLNRVIRVVSPGDLTFPIGPSSANETDGGAAAAATMVFSAREEGLICMTTPGFTVTIVVLLSILLASCVTSAFLCIRLKPFSLSRAKERSVAFTNPHLTPAGTVLASGASSIVGTLKSTKSGAAAATASSNKARMFYT; this is encoded by the exons CTGACGGTGGCCGAGGATCAGGTCGAGGTGGTGAAATCGGTCAGCCCAGGCGATGAGGCGGCAAAGCGCGACAACGATTCGGACCAGGTGGCGCTCGAGTCGGTCGATCAGGATCTGCAGGGTTCTGCACCGGTCCAGTCCGCCTACCCGCAGCACTTGCCGGCGCCGCTGGGCCACGGACCGGGCGCTTTGGGAGGCCCAGGCTTGGCGAAGCATGGCCCGGGGCCACAGCACGGCCCACTGCCCCATCACGGACCGCCGATACCGCACGGCCCCAGTCGAGGTAAGCGCCATCTTCGCCCATCGTCCAGCCCAGCCCG CGCTTTGGCGCCGCCCGGCGCAATtgcgccaccgccgccaccgccgccacccgGCTTGCTCAAGGCGCAGGCGAGCGAGCTCAGCCCGGAGAAGCTGTACGGGCCGCCCCTCGCCGGCAACGAGCTGTGGTCGTCGCCGCTCCAGGACATGCCCAAGATCGTGTCGCTCGACGTGAAGTGCGAGAAGCAGGGCATGAAGGTGTTCGTCCAGTTCGACAAACCGTTCTTCGGCATCGTCTTCTCCAAGGGCCACTACAGCAACGTCAACTGTGTGCATCTGCCGGCCGGGCTCGGCAAAACGTCCGCCTCGTTCGACATCGGCATCCACGAGTGTGGCACCGCCGGCAACACGGACAACGTGCTGTACAACGGCTACTCCGGCACGGACACGAACGCGGGCTCGTACTTCGAGAACATCATCGTGCTGCAGTACGACCCGCAGGTGCAGGAGGTGTGGGACCAGGCCCGGAAGCTGCGCTGCACCTGGCACGACCAGTACGAGAAGTCGGTAACGTTCCGGCCGTTCCCGGTCGACATGCTCGACGTGATACGGGCGGACTTTGCCGGCGACAACGTCGGCTGCTGGATGCAGATCCAGGTCGGCAAGGGCCCGTGGGCGTCCGAGGTGTCCGGGCTGGTCAAGATCGGCcagacgatgacgatggtgctGGCGATCAAGGACGACGACAGCAAGTTCGACATGCTGGTGCGCAACTGCATGGCGCACGACGGCAAGCGGGCGCCGATCCAGCTGGTGGACCAGCGCGGCTGCGTCACCCGCCCGAAGCTGATGTCGCGCTTCACCAAGATCAAGAACTTTGGCGCGAGCGCCTCGGTGCTGTCGTACGCCCACTTCCAGGCGTTCAAGTTCCCCGACTCGATGGAGGTGCACTTCCAGTGCACGATCCAGATCTGCCGCTACCAGTGCCCGGACCAGTGCACCGATCCGGGCGTGCTCGACGTGCACCACCTGTCCGGCGGCCCCGAACACCAGCAGTACggaccgccgccgccgccacccccGCCGTCCCCGCCCCAGTCGCTCGATGCGCACGTGTTCACCTCGAACCGGAAGCGGGACGACCGGCGGATTCGGCGCACGCGCGCCACCGACCCGGAGCAGAAGGAGGACGTCGGGCTGAACCGCGTCATCCGGGTGGTGTCGCCCGGCGACCTGACCTTCCCGATCGGGCCGAGCTCGGCCAACGAGACGGATggtggtgccgccgccgccgccacgaTGGTGTTTTCGGCCCGCGAGGAGGGCCTGATCTGCATGACCACGCCCGGCTTCACCGTCACGATCGTCGTGCTGCTGTCGATACTGCTCGCGTCCTGCGTCACGTCCGCGTTCCTCTGCATACGCCTCAAGCCGTTCTCGCTGTCGCGGGCCAAGGAGCGGTCGGTCGCGTTCACCAACCCGCACCTGACGCCGGCGGGCACCGTGCTGGCCAGCGGGGCCAGCTCGATCGTCGGCACGCTCAAGTCGACCAAGTCGGGggcggccgccgccaccgccagcagcaacaaagcgCGCATGTTCTACACCTGA